In Raphanus sativus cultivar WK10039 unplaced genomic scaffold, ASM80110v3 Scaffold2734, whole genome shotgun sequence, one DNA window encodes the following:
- the LOC130505957 gene encoding protein WEAK CHLOROPLAST MOVEMENT UNDER BLUE LIGHT-like 1, with amino-acid sequence MEDLKLAKAVSPPPEEPSVTSNNRKQSELEQPQAMQQSQDNEDSTENGKVYMDDTFSPSSLSSSQAEESQDSSSSSNTTTPVFVSEIGLPPVKTKYRSEGTTRNGVSTRPLSSQRSLGSPRTLGSSSPLSNETPKSFDSYSDSIDTTSPIESVKEAVSKFGGITDWKAHRMQVVERRKFVEQELKKIEEQIPEYKKQSETVEMSKLQAVEELENTKRLIEELKLNLEKAETEERQAKQDSELAKLRVEEMEQGVAGEASVASKAQLEVAQARHTTAISELESVKEEIQTMQKEHDDLVKEKDMAVKEAEEAVLASKEVEKRVEELTIELIATKESLECAHSSHLEAEEHKSEAAVLRDQETQTAVASAKKELEGVYMNIEKAASEVKRLKLASSSLRVELEKEKSALDSVKQREGMASSSVASLEAEIDMTRFEIALVESKEKEVREEMVELPKQLQQAAKEADEAKSLAELAREELRKSREEAERAKAGASAMEGRLLAAQKEIESVKASERLALAAIKALQESESDSKENDVDSPRSVTLTLEEYYELSKRGHEVEERVAAAVCEIEEAKEREKISLEKLEEVNREMVLRKERLGEVTEKAEKAKEGKLGVEQELRKWREEHKVKRENEVKIEKSHERSLQVSKEKENESNRTDTNPIPPEIPVKKKKKFFPRFFMFLMRKKKKSPK; translated from the exons ATGGAGGATTTGAAATTAGCAAAAGCAGTATCTCCTCCTCCAGAAGAACCTAGTGTGACATCAAACAATAGGAAGCAGTCTGAGTTGGAGCAACCCCAAGCAATGCAACAATCTCAAGACAATGAAGATTCAACTGAAAATGGGAAAGTTTACATGGATGATACTTTTTCCCCCTCCAGTTTATCAAGCAGCCAAGCAGAAGAATCACaagactcttcttcttcttctaacaCTACTACTCCTGTGTTTGTTTCTGAGATTGGTCTACCTCCGGTGAAGACCAAGTATAGATCCGAAGGCACAACAAGAAATGGTGTTTCTACAAGACCGCTTTCTTCTCAAAGAAGCCTTGGATCTCCAAGAACACTCGGATCATCATCACCATTAAGCAATGAGACGCCCAAAAGTTTTGATTCTTACAGTGATTCCATTGACACAACATCACCTATTGAATCTGTTAAAGAGGCTGTCTCAAAATTTGGAGGAATCACTGACTGGAAAGCACATAGAATGCAAGTAGTAGAG AGACGCAAGTTTGTTGAACAAGAACTCAAAAAGATTGAAGAGCAGATTCCTGAGTACAAGAAACAATCAGAGACAGTGGAGATGTCAAAACTGCAAGCAGTTGAGGAGTTAGAGAACACAAAGAGACTCATAGAGGAGCTGAAGCTTAATCTTGAAAAGGCCGAAACCGAAGAAAGACAGGCAAAGCAGGACTCTGAGCTTGCAAAGCTGAGAGTTGAGGAGATGGAGCAAGGAGTTGCTGGTGAAGCTAGCGTTGCATCTAAAGCACAGCTTGAAGTGGCTCAAGCCAGACACACAACTGCCATTTCAGAACTGGAATCTGTCAAGGAAGAGATACAAACTATGCAGAAGGAGCATGATGATTTGGTGAAAGAGAAAGATATGGCTGTGAAGGAAGCAGAGGAAGCGGTTTTGGCTTCTAAAGAAGTTGAGAAGAGAGTTGAAGAGCTGACTATAGAGCTGATAGCTACAAAGGAGTCGTTGGAATGCGCACATTCTTCTCATCTGGAAGCGGAGGAACATAAGAGCGAAGCAGCCGTGTTGCGTGATCAGGAAACTCAAACAGCTGTTGCTTCTGCAAAGAAGGAGCTAGAAGGAGTCTACATGAATATAGAGAAGGCAGCATCTGAAGTGAAACGCTTGAAGTTAGCATCATCATCCTTGAGAGTGGAACTCGAGAAAGAGAAGTCAGCGCTTGACTCAGTTAAACAAAGAGAAGGGATGGCTTCATCATCGGTAGCATCACTAGAAGCTGAGATAGACATGACTAGATTCGAGATAGCTCTCGTTGAGTCCAAGGAAAAGGAAGTTAGAGAGGAGATGGTGGAGCTACCAAAGCAGCTGCAGCAAGCAGCTAAAGAGGCTGATGAAGCGAAATCATTAGCTGAACTCGCTCGTGAAGAGCTGAGGAAGTCTCGAGAAGAAGCAGAGCGAGCAAAGGCTGGAGCAAGTGCAATGGAAGGGAGATTACTCGCAGCTCAGAAAGAAATTGAGTCTGTTAAGGCTTCAGAGAGATTGGCATTAGCTGCTATCAAGGCATTGCAGGAGAGTGAGTCTGATTCGAAGGAAAATGATGTTGATTCTCCGAGAAGCGTGACGCTCACGTTAGAGGAGTACTATGAGCTTAGCAAGCGTGGTCATGAGGTAGAAGAAAGGGTTGCAGCAGCGGTTTGTGAGATTGAGGAAGctaaagaaagagagaagataaGCTTGGAGAAATTGGAAGAAGTTAACAGAGAGATGGTTCTGAGAAAGGAAAGACTTGGAGAAGTAACTGAGAAGGCTGAGAAGGCTAAAGAAGGGAAGTTAGGTGTAGAACAAGAGCTGAGAAAATGGAGGGAAGAACataaagtaaagagagagaatgAAGTTAAGATAGAGAAGAGTCATGAAAGAAGCTTACAAGTGTCAAAGGAGAAAGAAAATGAGTCTAATAGAACTGATACAAATCCAATCCCACCTGAGATTCctgtaaagaaaaagaagaaattctTCCCAAGATTTTTTATGTTcttgatgaggaagaagaagaagtcaccTAAATGA